Genomic segment of Aquabacterium sp. NJ1:
CGCGGATTCAACTAGTAAGTGCAACGTTCATTGAAATGGGTGGGGAGCGGCGAAACTAGCTGCACCTTATCCGACCAAGAACGAGGTTGCACCTATGACGTATCACCAACTCACCCAAGAGGAACGATACACCATCAACGCCTTGAGAGTAGCCAAATACTCTCAAGCCGAGATCGCTCGCCAAATTGGCAAACACCCAAGCACCGTCAGTCGTGAGCTTCGCCGGAACCTGACTACTCACCGAGCGCAGTACCGGCCAGAGAAGGCTCACAGTTACGCCGTGGCTCGACGTCGGCGCTGCCGTCGCGGCTCTCACTACTCCGACGCTCAGCGCGCTCAGGTCTTTAGCCTCATCCGCAGGAAGTTCAGCGCTGAGCAAATCAGCGGCATCCTCAAACGCTTCAAGCTCCTTGAAATCAGCACCGAGACCATCTACCGCTGGCTGCGTCGCGACAAGGCCAGCGGCGGTGAGTTGGTATCGCACACACGCATCATGTCCAAGAACGGTCGCAAACGCTACCGATCCAAGGATTCAAGGGGTGTTCTGGCCGGCAAGCGCCATATCAGCGAGCGACCACAGGAGGCCAACTTGCGCATCGCGATCGGTCACTGGGAAGGCGATACCGTCATCGGCAAAGACCTGCGCCACTGCCTGCTTACTCTGGTCGAGCGCGTCAGTGGCTTTGCCATCGTCATGAAGCTCAAGGCTCGCACCAAAGAAGAAGTCATCTGCGCTGCCAAGGTCGCCATCGCCAAGTACGAGCGTCAATTCAAAACGCTCAGCCTGGACAACGGAACGGAGTTCCACGACTACGCAAAGCTAGAGGAACACTTCAATCTCAAGTGCTACTTCGCCACCCCTTATCATTCCTGGGAGCGTGGCACCAACGAGAACTTCAACGGCCTGCTACGTCAATACGTACCAAAGGGAGTCTGCATGCAACATCTCACTCAAAAGCAGTGCGATCACTTCGCCAGCGAACTCAATAACAGGCCACGCAAACGCCACAATTTCCTGACGCCTTCCGAAGTCTTCTTCGGACGTACTAGCGTTGCACTTGCTGGTTGAATCTGGGCCCTTCTTAACAAGCAATCTGCCACGCCTTCAATCGTGTCCATTGAAGCTCGAACCGATGAAGCACTCCGCAGCGCTCAACATGCGGGAACATCGCAGCAGGCCTCAGCTTCTTTCTTTGCCTTGGCAACTCGCATCAGTAGCCATCGCAGCTACCACGCGAGAACACTGGTTCATGCCGCGGCCGCTTTTTTTGCCGTTCTGGCGTTGAAGCCATGCTTCATGTTTGGCGTTTGAGTTGTCATGCGGTTTGCAACCAGGCGCAATGCTCAGGCTCAATCTGGCTGTCTGTCCTGCGGCAGCCTGCTTACCGATCAGCAGCGCTAAAGTGCCACATGCGCTCGCCTTGTTGGCTGCCCGTCCTTCGGCGGCCAGCGGGTGGAAACCGCATGGCCACGGTCATCAAGCATCGGGCAGAATCTCTGGAAATCAAATCAAGGGAGCGGCCATGCAAAGGTCAAGCATCTACACGCGCAGCCAGGTTGTCGTGGCCTCAACGCCCTCGCCTACGCGCACCCGCCTAACTGGGCGGTCAAGCGGACACCAATACTTGCCAGCAAGTATTGGTTCCCTGCGTGCTTCGCACTCCGGTGCCGCTTACCTTGGGCGTTAGGCCACTTCATGACAAGCCGGTTCAAAGCAAACCCTCAGCGCGTTTACGCTGGATCCGTCGGCATATGGGGCACGCTCGTATGCTGCCATGCAGCGTGGTACATCCATGCAGCGCTTTCCACACCACTTGGCACTGACGTGTATGCGGACAGCTGGCAGTTCCAAGCCATGGCGTTTGCACTATTCAA
This window contains:
- a CDS encoding IS30 family transposase, encoding MTYHQLTQEERYTINALRVAKYSQAEIARQIGKHPSTVSRELRRNLTTHRAQYRPEKAHSYAVARRRRCRRGSHYSDAQRAQVFSLIRRKFSAEQISGILKRFKLLEISTETIYRWLRRDKASGGELVSHTRIMSKNGRKRYRSKDSRGVLAGKRHISERPQEANLRIAIGHWEGDTVIGKDLRHCLLTLVERVSGFAIVMKLKARTKEEVICAAKVAIAKYERQFKTLSLDNGTEFHDYAKLEEHFNLKCYFATPYHSWERGTNENFNGLLRQYVPKGVCMQHLTQKQCDHFASELNNRPRKRHNFLTPSEVFFGRTSVALAG